A window from Melopsittacus undulatus isolate bMelUnd1 chromosome Z, bMelUnd1.mat.Z, whole genome shotgun sequence encodes these proteins:
- the CAPNS2 gene encoding calpain small subunit 2, translating into MMFLAKALLSGGSGSGHGSSLARGLGGLLTGDGHGRNLGGLVGGLVNLISEAAAQYNPEPPPPPHHHFTNVEAYESEEIRQFRRLFVQLAGDDMEVSATELRDILNKVVSRHQDLKTDGFSLDTCRSMVAVMDNDTNGKLGFEEFKYLWNNIKKWQCVYKQYDTDQSGTVGRAQLPGALKAAGFHLNEQLCQAIIRRYADEHGSMDFNDFISCLVRLDSMFRTFKSLDPDGEGRIKVTIEDWLELTMYS; encoded by the coding sequence ATGATGTTCCTTGCTAAAGCTTTGCTGAGCGGAGGAAGTGGTAGTGGTCATGGAAGCAGCCTTGCACGTGGCCTTGGAGGTCTCCTGACAGGAGATGGGCATGGAAGGAATCTTGGAGGACTTGTTGGAGGTCTTGTCAATCTCATaagtgaagcagcagctcagtatAATCCGGAGCCACCTCCACCTCCACACCATCATTTTACGAATGTGGAAGCTTACGAGAGTGAGGAGATCAGACAGTTTCGTCGCCTTTTTGTCCAGCTTGCTGGAGATGACATGGAAGTGTCTGCCACAGAGCTAAGGGACATCCTGAACAAAGTTGTATCCAGACATCAAGACTTGAAAACAGATGGCTTCAGCTTGGACACGTGCCGTAGCATGGTAGCTGTCATGGACAATGATACAAATGGAAAACTGGGCTTTGAAGAGTTTAAGTATCTGTGGAACAACATCAAGAAATGGCAGTGTGTTTACAAGCAGTATGATACTGATCAATCAGGCACTGTTGGCAGAGCTCAGCTGCCAGGTGCCTTGAAGGCTGCAGGGTTCCACCTGAACGAGCAGCTTTGCCAAGCGATCATACGCAGGTATGCTGACGAGCATGGCAGCATGGACTTCAACGACTTCATTAGCTGCTTGGTACGACTGGACAGCATGTTCCGGACCTTCAAGTCCCTGGACCCAGATGGAGAAGGACGGATTAAAGTGACCATTGAAGACTGGCTAGAGCTGACCATGTATTCATGA